A window from Rhea pennata isolate bPtePen1 chromosome 1, bPtePen1.pri, whole genome shotgun sequence encodes these proteins:
- the NR0B1 gene encoding nuclear receptor subfamily 0 group B member 1, whose protein sequence is MACVERCRCCADSRRHSSILYNILKSEEQAASERRQPAPAPAGQGPRQGQPGRGCSCGSQRRVALKSPQVACKAASAVLVKTLRFVQNVPCFQELPLDEQLVLVRSCWAPLLVLGLAQDRVHFETVESAEPSMLQRILTNRRHGEQHPPRGPAPARQHQGPGGGPHLPSAGEIQAIKGFLAKCWSLDISTKEYAYLKGTVLFNPDLPGLQCTQYIEGLQREAQQALNEHVRLIHRGDEARFAKLNVVLSLLRSINANVIAELFFRPIIGAVNMDDMLLEMLCAKL, encoded by the exons ATGGCGTGCGTGGAGCGCTGCCGGTGCTGCGCGGACAGCAGGCggcacagcagcatcctctaCAACATCCTCAAGAGCGAGGAGCAGGCGGCGTCGGAGCGGCGgcagccggcgccggcgccggcggggcagGGGCCGAGGCAGgggcagccgggccgcggctgcTCGTGTGGCTCGCAGCGGCGGGTGGCCCTGAAGAGCCCGCAGGTGGCGTGCAAGGCGGCCTCGGCCGTGCTGGTGAAGACGCTGCGCTTCGTCCAGAACGTGCCCTGCTTCCAGGAGCTGCCCCTGGACGAgcagctggtgctggtgcgCAGCTGCTGGGCGCCcctgctggtgctggggctggcGCAGGACCGGGTGCACTTCGAGACGGTGGAGAGCGCAGAGCCCAGCATGCTGCAGAGGATCCTCACGAACCGGCGCCACGGCGAGCAGcacccgccgcggggcccggcgccggcgcggcagCACcagggccccggcggcggcccgcaCCTGCCCTCGGCCGGCGAGATTCAGGCCATCAAGGGCTTCTTGGCCAAGTGCTGGAGCCTGGATATCAGCACCAAGGAGTACGCTTACCTCAAGGGGACGGTGCTGTTCAACCCGG atctaCCTGGACTGCAGTGTACACAGTATATCGAAGGACTGCAGAGGGAAGCACAACAAGCTCTAAATGAACATGTCAGACTCATTCACAGAGGTGATGAAGCCAGATTTGCCAAGCTGAATGTTGTTCTATCCTTGTTAAGATCTATTAATGCTAATGTGATTGCTGAACTGTTCTTTAGGCCTATCATTGGTGCAGTGAACATGGATGATATGCTTTTGGAAATGCTTTGTGCAAAATTATAA